One Paramisgurnus dabryanus chromosome 8, PD_genome_1.1, whole genome shotgun sequence DNA window includes the following coding sequences:
- the LOC135720919 gene encoding olfactory receptor 52K2-like: MKNLSAQNISFTDFKLIGFQSLEEWRPFLFIPFFLMFILSISANSTLIYLIVSQKSLHSPMYVLIGLLSAVDLILPILFVPNMLLSLLFNWNGISLTGCLIQMFGLHFFGAFQSTLLLWMAIDRYFAICKPLYYNKYMEFSNFLKFVVVPVIRNAVLVISVVALAGKLSFCVTNIIDHCFCEHMALVLLACGDISINNLVGLLTAFLIPTADCILVTASYAVIFASVFRSGKAHRKAINTCITHLIVMSVTLTLALTAFLSYRIKNKFSPNSNVFVSTMYILFPSCFNPIVYGVRTKEIRQTFLKFINNLKVLPLSKETTDVTLNRTQ, encoded by the coding sequence ATGAAGAATCTCTCTGCACAAAATATTTCATTCACAGACTTCAAACTGATTGGTTTCCAAAGCCTTGAAGAATGGAGGCCTTTTTTATTTATCCCTTTCTTTCTGATGTTTATATTGTCCATATCTGCAAATTCTACACTCATATATTTGATCGTATCTCAAAAGTCTCTGCATTCTCCTATGTATGTGCTAATAGGTCTTTTGTCAGCTGTGGACTTGATATTGCCTATATTGTTTGTACCCAACATGCTTCTTAGCCTATTATTTAATTGGAATGGGATATCTCTAACTGGTTGCTTGATACAAATGTTTGGCCTTCATTTTTTCGGGGCATTTCAGTCTACTTTGCTTTTATGGATGGCAATTGACCGTTACTTTGCTATATGCAAACctctttattataataaatacatggaATTCTCTAACTTTCTAAAGTTTGTTGTCGTGCCAGTAATAAGAAATGCAGTCTTAGTAATATCTGTGGTTGCCCTGGCTGGAAAACTGTCATTTTGTGTAACAAATATAATCGATCACTGTTTTTGTGAACACATGGCATTGGTTCTGCTGGCATGTGGAGATATATCCATTAATAATTTAGTAGGACTTTTAACTGCTTTTCTTATACCAACAGCAGATTGTATTCTAGTTACTGCCTCCTATGCTGTGATTTTTGCCTCTGTGTTCAGATCTGGTAAAGCCCATAGGAAAGCCATTAATACCTGCATTACTCACCTGATTGTTATGTCAGTTACTTTGACTTTGGCCCTGACTGCATTTCTATCCtacagaataaaaaataaattttctcCTAATAGTAACGTATTTGTGAGCACAATGTATATACTTTTtccaagttgttttaacccgATTGTTTATGGTGTAAGAACAAAAGAAATTAGACAAACATTTCTAAAGTTCATAAACAATTTAAAGGTCTTACCTTTATCCAAGGAAACAACAGATGTTACTCTCAATAGAACACAATAA